The following are encoded together in the Planctomycetota bacterium genome:
- a CDS encoding DNA-directed RNA polymerase subunit alpha, with product MHVRWRGLELPSHVTVDQKSLTSTFGRFTAEPFERGFGTTIGNSLRRILLSSLEGAAITSVKIAGVTHAFTSLPGVTEDVTDIILNIKKLVVSMEGDAPKTMRLLAEGPGEVTPDLIEADASIQIHNPETVLATLTEKREFAAEFTVEKGRGYLPASEQWAKIDEQEIGLIPVDAIFSPVLRVRYRVEDTRVGQRTNYDRLIMDIWTNSTITPEMALVEASKILRKHLNPFVMYDNEGDEVVPSSIANEPDAELELIRKLNMPISELDLTVRVSNCLESAKIKYVHELVNKTENDMLSLRAFGRTSLRELKKSLEDEGLGLGMVLPEGFKHAASESHA from the coding sequence ATGCACGTTCGATGGCGCGGACTTGAGCTTCCGTCACATGTCACAGTCGATCAGAAGAGCCTGACCAGCACCTTTGGCCGTTTCACCGCCGAGCCTTTCGAGCGCGGCTTCGGAACCACCATCGGCAACAGCCTCCGTCGCATTCTGCTGTCCAGCCTTGAAGGCGCGGCCATCACCAGCGTGAAGATCGCCGGCGTGACCCACGCGTTCACCAGCCTTCCCGGCGTGACCGAGGACGTCACCGACATCATTTTGAACATCAAGAAGCTGGTGGTCAGCATGGAGGGCGACGCCCCCAAGACCATGCGCCTGCTGGCCGAGGGCCCGGGCGAAGTGACGCCGGACCTGATCGAAGCCGACGCCTCGATCCAGATTCACAATCCCGAGACCGTGCTCGCCACCTTGACCGAGAAGCGTGAGTTCGCCGCCGAGTTCACCGTCGAGAAGGGCCGCGGCTACCTGCCGGCCAGCGAGCAGTGGGCCAAGATCGACGAGCAGGAGATCGGTTTGATCCCCGTGGACGCCATCTTCAGCCCGGTGCTCCGCGTCCGCTACCGCGTGGAAGACACCCGCGTCGGTCAGCGCACCAATTACGACCGCCTGATCATGGACATCTGGACCAACAGCACCATCACGCCGGAAATGGCGCTGGTGGAGGCCTCCAAGATCCTGCGCAAGCACCTCAATCCCTTCGTCATGTATGACAACGAAGGCGACGAAGTGGTGCCCAGCAGCATCGCCAACGAGCCGGACGCCGAGCTGGAGCTCATCCGCAAGCTCAACATGCCCATCTCCGAGCTCGACCTCACGGTGCGCGTGAGCAACTGCCTGGAGAGCGCCAAGATCAAGTACGTTCACGAGCTGGTGAACAAGACCGAGAACGACATGCTGAGCCTGCGCGCCTTTGGCCGCACCAGCCTGCGTGAATTGAAGAAGTCGCTCGAGGACGAGGGGCTGGGCCTGGGCATGGTCCTTCCCGAAGGCTTCAAGCACGCGGCCAGCGAGAGCCACGCCTGA
- the rpmJ gene encoding 50S ribosomal protein L36, translated as MKVRSSIKRRTRDCQIVVRKGKRFVINKKNPRLKQRQG; from the coding sequence ATGAAAGTCCGCAGCAGCATCAAACGAAGAACCCGCGATTGTCAGATCGTTGTCCGCAAGGGCAAGCGTTTCGTCATCAACAAGAAGAACCCCCGTCTCAAGCAGCGCCAAGGCTGA
- the infA gene encoding translation initiation factor IF-1, whose product MAKDDKITLDAEVTEALPDAMFRVRLQNDKEILAYVSGKMRKFFIRILPGDKVTIELSPYDMTKGRIVYRF is encoded by the coding sequence ATGGCCAAAGATGACAAGATCACCCTCGACGCCGAAGTCACCGAAGCCCTGCCGGACGCCATGTTCCGGGTCCGCCTGCAAAACGACAAGGAAATTCTCGCCTACGTCAGCGGCAAGATGCGCAAGTTTTTCATCCGCATTCTTCCCGGCGACAAAGTCACCATTGAACTCAGTCCCTACGACATGACCAAGGGACGGATTGTGTACCGCTTCTAA
- the secY gene encoding preprotein translocase subunit SecY, whose product MIQAFINIFRVAELRNRVLFTLGMLVIYRIGFWIPLVGVDQSQLAKAAEKASENATGFGRIAQFASIFSGGSLQQSTIFGLGIMPYITAGIIFQLLQSVVPSLADLKKEGASGQQKIAEWTRYAAVALCVFQGWMWLSYLRQTNLVQPQFDSGANLVVFYVAGFSALTAGSLFLMWLGEQIDKYGIGNGVSIILTAGILARMPHAVGWVVDNFDPRQSSDAEGKIGLVGVLLLAGGFILVTAGAIVITVAQRRIPIQQAKHTTGRKMYGGQKTYLPLRLNHAGVMPIIFASSLMVFPSAIFGWLSTRAQAEGSTGIGAWISNFLSENFQHGAYPYVVTEIALIYFFSYFWTTVQFSPEEMSKQLRDHGSMVPGIRPGPWTSEYLERTMERITYVGAGFLAVIAIIPTLVTQQLGIPFNVSQFLGGTGLLIVVSVGLDLVQRIEANLVMRNYSGFLSKGSDSKGPRIRSSRA is encoded by the coding sequence GTGATCCAGGCGTTCATCAACATCTTCCGCGTCGCCGAACTGCGCAACCGCGTGCTCTTCACCCTGGGCATGCTGGTGATCTATCGCATCGGCTTCTGGATTCCGCTGGTCGGCGTCGACCAGTCGCAGCTGGCCAAGGCCGCCGAAAAGGCCAGCGAGAACGCCACCGGCTTCGGCCGCATCGCACAGTTCGCCAGCATCTTCTCCGGCGGAAGCCTGCAGCAGAGCACGATCTTCGGCCTGGGCATCATGCCCTACATCACCGCGGGCATCATCTTCCAGCTTTTGCAGAGCGTGGTCCCCAGCCTCGCCGACCTGAAGAAGGAAGGGGCCAGCGGCCAGCAGAAGATCGCCGAGTGGACGCGCTACGCCGCCGTCGCCCTCTGCGTCTTCCAGGGATGGATGTGGCTGAGCTACCTGCGTCAGACCAACCTGGTGCAGCCGCAGTTCGACTCCGGCGCCAACCTGGTCGTCTTCTATGTCGCCGGATTTTCGGCGCTGACCGCCGGCAGCCTCTTCCTGATGTGGCTGGGCGAGCAGATCGACAAGTACGGCATCGGCAACGGCGTCAGCATCATTCTCACCGCGGGCATCCTGGCCCGCATGCCCCACGCGGTCGGCTGGGTCGTCGACAACTTCGACCCGCGCCAGAGCAGCGACGCGGAAGGAAAGATCGGATTGGTCGGCGTGCTCCTGCTCGCCGGCGGTTTCATCCTGGTCACGGCCGGCGCCATCGTCATCACCGTCGCCCAGCGGCGCATTCCGATTCAGCAGGCCAAGCACACCACCGGCCGCAAGATGTACGGCGGACAGAAAACCTATCTGCCGCTGCGACTCAACCACGCGGGCGTCATGCCGATCATCTTCGCCTCGAGCCTGATGGTCTTCCCGTCGGCGATCTTCGGCTGGCTCTCCACGCGGGCGCAGGCCGAAGGCTCCACCGGCATCGGCGCCTGGATCTCGAATTTCCTCTCCGAGAATTTCCAGCATGGCGCCTACCCCTACGTGGTCACCGAAATCGCCCTGATCTACTTCTTCAGCTACTTCTGGACGACCGTCCAATTCAGCCCCGAGGAGATGTCCAAGCAGCTCCGCGACCATGGATCGATGGTTCCCGGCATCCGCCCGGGCCCCTGGACCAGCGAGTACCTGGAGCGGACCATGGAGCGGATCACCTACGTCGGAGCCGGTTTCCTGGCCGTGATCGCCATTATTCCCACCCTGGTGACCCAGCAACTGGGCATTCCCTTCAACGTCAGCCAGTTCCTCGGGGGCACCGGTCTTCTGATCGTGGTCAGCGTGGGGCTTGATTTGGTGCAGCGCATTGAGGCAAACTTGGTGATGCGCAACTACTCGGGGTTCCTGTCCAAGGGCAGCGACTCCAAGGGTCCGCGCATCAGGAGTTCCCGCGCATGA
- the map gene encoding type I methionyl aminopeptidase has protein sequence MSTEPTTSETSASGKPSWWSQSSEDGRATARPNHDTRPLRTVRRTAAIEIRSTEEIQRMTEAGRVAATALHAATTACVAGTSTASLDCVIAGVIAANRAEAAFVGYGKNDVRQAFPASSCISVNEEVVHGIPGPRVLVNGDVVKIDCGVRYREWCADAAVTVCVGRVSPEIRAMVDHTKAMLDEAVDLVQPGVRWSTIAERLQNMAIEGRYGVVTDLMGHGIGRTLHEWPEAPNSVSRSLLERRDFTLLPGMTIAIEPMLTLSDGSASVRDRDGHLMGIATRLQADGWTVVTASGLPSAHFEHTIVVTRTGAQVLTALPVLATSQGSN, from the coding sequence ATGAGCACCGAACCCACGACATCCGAGACATCCGCCTCCGGCAAGCCCTCATGGTGGTCGCAGAGTTCCGAGGATGGCCGCGCCACCGCGCGACCCAACCACGACACCCGGCCGCTGCGAACGGTCCGCCGCACCGCGGCGATCGAGATCCGATCCACCGAAGAGATCCAGCGCATGACGGAAGCGGGGCGCGTCGCCGCCACCGCGCTGCACGCGGCCACCACGGCCTGCGTCGCGGGCACGTCCACGGCGAGCCTTGACTGCGTCATCGCCGGCGTCATTGCCGCCAATCGCGCCGAGGCTGCCTTTGTCGGCTACGGCAAGAACGATGTGCGCCAGGCCTTCCCGGCCAGCTCCTGCATCAGCGTCAACGAAGAAGTGGTCCACGGCATCCCCGGACCGCGCGTGCTGGTCAACGGCGACGTGGTCAAGATCGACTGCGGCGTCCGCTACCGCGAATGGTGCGCCGACGCCGCTGTGACCGTCTGCGTGGGCCGCGTTTCGCCCGAGATCCGCGCCATGGTCGACCACACCAAGGCCATGCTCGACGAGGCCGTCGACCTGGTCCAACCCGGCGTCCGATGGAGCACCATCGCCGAGCGCCTGCAGAACATGGCGATCGAGGGCCGCTACGGAGTGGTCACCGATCTGATGGGCCACGGCATCGGCCGCACCCTGCACGAATGGCCCGAGGCTCCCAACAGCGTCAGCCGATCGCTGCTGGAGCGGCGCGACTTCACGCTGCTGCCCGGCATGACCATCGCGATCGAGCCGATGCTCACCCTCAGCGACGGCTCCGCCTCGGTCCGCGACCGCGACGGCCACCTGATGGGCATCGCCACGCGTCTTCAGGCTGACGGTTGGACCGTCGTCACCGCCAGCGGTCTTCCCTCCGCGCACTTCGAGCACACGATTGTCGTCACCCGCACCGGCGCCCAGGTCCTCACGGCCCTGCCTGTCCTTGCGACTTCCCAGGGCTCCAACTAA
- the rplQ gene encoding 50S ribosomal protein L17: MRHKVAGKQLCLKEDHRRAMIRNLAAGLFEHGQIETTLPKAKMVQPFIEKLITTAKQKTLLTRRQLLTKLPDRKVFAWIADPNVPESRKTSEFWELPPQDSVEFNRFGEVRKAPRLIEHILTRVAPRYKDRAGGYTRIIKLDKHRVGDATSLVILQLVGSESGSQVSGRAGHRRKVSNRRSAFAAKKRKEIADAKTSAKSEAKE, encoded by the coding sequence ATGCGTCACAAAGTAGCCGGAAAACAACTCTGCCTGAAGGAAGACCATCGCCGGGCGATGATCCGAAATCTGGCCGCGGGCCTGTTCGAGCACGGACAGATCGAGACCACGCTTCCCAAGGCGAAGATGGTGCAGCCCTTCATCGAGAAGCTGATCACCACGGCCAAGCAGAAGACTCTGCTGACCCGCCGTCAGTTGCTCACCAAGCTGCCGGACCGCAAGGTCTTTGCGTGGATCGCGGACCCCAACGTCCCCGAGAGCCGCAAGACCAGCGAGTTCTGGGAGCTGCCTCCGCAGGATTCGGTTGAGTTCAACCGCTTCGGCGAGGTGCGCAAGGCGCCGCGACTGATCGAGCACATCCTCACCCGCGTCGCTCCGCGCTACAAGGATCGCGCCGGCGGTTACACCCGCATCATCAAGCTGGACAAGCACCGCGTGGGCGATGCGACCAGCCTGGTGATCCTTCAGCTGGTCGGCTCCGAGAGCGGCAGCCAGGTCAGCGGACGGGCCGGACATCGACGCAAGGTTTCCAATCGCCGCTCCGCGTTTGCCGCGAAGAAGCGCAAGGAAATCGCCGACGCGAAGACATCGGCCAAGAGCGAAGCCAAGGAGTGA
- the rpsK gene encoding 30S ribosomal protein S11, which yields MASKKKIRKNVVKGIAVVTASFNNTIVTITDVNGETLAWDSAGSVGFKGARKSTPFAASRAAEKVAGKVKRLGMREVEVRVKGPGPGRESAVTGLQHNGLKVLAIEDHTPIPHNGCRAPKKRRV from the coding sequence ATGGCAAGCAAGAAAAAGATCCGCAAGAATGTCGTGAAGGGAATCGCCGTCGTGACGGCCTCCTTCAACAACACCATCGTGACCATCACCGACGTGAACGGCGAGACCCTGGCGTGGGACTCGGCCGGAAGCGTCGGTTTCAAGGGCGCCCGCAAGAGCACTCCGTTCGCCGCCAGCCGCGCCGCCGAGAAGGTGGCCGGCAAGGTCAAGCGACTGGGCATGCGCGAAGTGGAAGTCCGCGTGAAGGGCCCGGGACCGGGCCGCGAGAGCGCCGTGACCGGCCTGCAGCACAACGGCCTGAAGGTGCTGGCCATCGAGGATCACACCCCGATTCCGCACAACGGATGCCGGGCCCCCAAGAAGCGCCGCGTGTAA
- the rpsM gene encoding 30S ribosomal protein S13, protein MPRLAGIDIPERKKILYALQYIHGIGPKYAKDILAKTGIDAERRASTLDDKELANISQLLDQNYILEGALRRQTQQDIQRLKDIRCYRGERHRKGLPCRGQRTRTNARTRKGKKRTVAGKKGVKG, encoded by the coding sequence ATGCCACGACTTGCAGGTATCGACATTCCCGAGCGAAAGAAGATTCTCTACGCTCTTCAATACATCCACGGCATCGGGCCGAAGTACGCCAAGGACATCCTGGCCAAGACCGGCATCGACGCCGAGCGCCGCGCCAGCACCCTGGACGACAAGGAGCTCGCCAACATCAGCCAGCTGCTGGACCAGAACTACATCCTCGAGGGCGCCCTGCGCCGTCAGACCCAGCAGGACATCCAGCGTCTCAAGGACATTCGCTGCTACCGCGGCGAGCGCCATCGCAAGGGATTGCCCTGCCGCGGCCAGCGCACACGAACCAACGCCCGCACTCGTAAGGGCAAGAAGCGAACGGTCGCCGGCAAGAAGGGCGTGAAGGGTTGA